A window of Phycodurus eques isolate BA_2022a chromosome 5, UOR_Pequ_1.1, whole genome shotgun sequence contains these coding sequences:
- the exosc6 gene encoding exosome complex component MTR3, translating into MPVDTRRLRGPEVSQSPSLFACKPAAVLPSHGPRADGRQRDQVDVRPVFVRCGLVSQAKGSAYMEAGDTKLMCCVYGPRETERKDETDMKCGRLTTDMRFAPFSCLERGSWIQGSQDKDFSLMLHESLQPALCLHKYPRSQIEVNVMVLENSGSVVAHAVTCASLALADAGIEMYDLVLGCAIRRDGASYVVDPTYAEENGGGDGQGRLTLAFLPSLNQISGLQSDGEMTVETLSAGVRTCIEGCYKIYPVIQQALAKAVRRVAPPPSES; encoded by the exons ATGCCTGTTGACACCAGAAGATTACGCGGTCCAGAGGTTTCCCAAAGCCCGTCTCTGTTCGCGTGCAAGCCGGCGGCAGTATTGCCATCGCACGGCCCCCGAGCAGACGGCCGGCAGCGGGACCAGGTGGACGTCCGGCCCGTTTTCGTCAGGTGCGGCCTGGTGAGCCAGGCTAAGGGCTCCGCGTACATGGAGGCTGGAGACACCAAGTTGATGTGCTGCGTTTACGGTCCCAGAGAAACAGAGCGTAAAGATGAAACCGATATGAAGTGTGGAAG GTTGACAACAGACATGCGGTTTGCTCCATTCTCTTGCCTGGAGAGAGGCTCCTGGATTCAAGGGAGTCAGGACAAGGACTTCTCCCTGATGCTGCACGAAAGTCTGCAGCCCGCCTTGTGCCTTCACAAATACCCCCGCTCACAGATAGAGGTCAACGTGATGGTTCTCGAAAACAGCGGCTCAGTTGTGGCACACGCCGTCACCTGCGCTTCCCTCGCTCTCGCAGACGCGGGTATTGAAATGTACGACCTGGTGCTCGGCTGCGCCATCCGCCGGGACGGGGCCTCGTACGTGGTCGACCCGACGTACGCGGAGGAAAATGGCGGCGGCGACGGTCAGGGAAGACTGACTCTTGCCTTCCTCCCCAGCTTGAACCAGATTTCCGGGCTGCAGTCTGACGGAGAAATGACCGTAGAGACTCTGTCTGCTGGGGTGCGCACCTGTATTGAGGGCTGCTATAAGATCTATCCTGTCATCCAACAAGCTCTGGCTAAGGCAGTTCGGCGGGTGGCTCCCCCACCGTCAGAAAGCTGA
- the LOC133402482 gene encoding induced myeloid leukemia cell differentiation protein Mcl-1 homolog, with product MPTTRRLMCRNSKLGITATLMLPPNAVLEGVAFPQPQPQPQPQPQPAAAVNNAKVGTRDSPKPRPGALPEVKRRPEGSPQLRTPAEPDVLRTDTRRLIGRFLSDFTGLTAATWIQSKAQSTMKRVVGRLVDKHSIRYSGVINRLALDGRGRDMAFVSEVARIQFGDGTTNWGRIASLVAFAAVVSRALKEKRRESCVELVAQEVSTYLLSHQRTWLVQHNAWDGFGEFFEEDDLESRLRNVLSAFVGLACVAAALLRLSR from the exons ATGCCGACGACGAGACGCTTGATGTGTCGGAACTCCAAGCTTGGAATCACGGCCACGTTAATGTTGCCTCCAAACGCGGTCCTGGAAGGCGTCGCGTTCCCGCAGCCGCAGCCGCAGCCGCAGCCGCAGCCGCAGCCGGCCGCAGCCGTTAATAACGCCAAGGTGGGTACCCGCGACTCGCCGAAGCCGAGACCCGGCGCCCTACCGGAGGTGAAACGTCGCCCTGAAGGCTCGCCGCAGCTCCGGACCCCCGCCGAGCCCGACGTCCTGCGCACCGACACAAGGCGACTTATCGGCCGCTTTCTCAGTGACTTTACCGGGTTGACCGCGGCTACTTGGATCCAAAGCAAAGCCCAGTCGACGATGAAAAGGGTCGTGGGCCGACTCGTCGACAAACACAGCATCAGATACAGTG GCGTCATCAACCGACTGGCATTGGACGGAAGAGGGCGCGACATGGCGTTCGTCAGCGAGGTGGCCCGGATTCAGTTTGGAGACGGGACTACCAACTGGGGTCGCATCGCCAGCCTGGTGGCCTTCGCCGCCGTGGTGTCTCGGGCCTTGAAGGAGAAGCGGCGGGAGAGCTGTGTGGAGCTGGTGGCCCAGGAGGTGTCCACCTACCTGCTGTCACACCAGCGCACCTGGCTAGTGCAGCACAACGCTTGG GACGGCTTTGGAGAATTCTTCGAGGAAGATGACCTGGAGTCTAGACTGAGGAACGTCCTCTCAGCCTTTGTCGGTTTGGCCTGCGTCGCTGCAGCGCTGCTCCGTTTGTCGCGGTGA
- the tgm2l gene encoding protein-glutamine gamma-glutamyltransferase 2, with amino-acid sequence MANYRGCIMDVDPKCRENNLAHHSGEIDWKRLIVRRGQPFAISVRCSESALRQNQLALVLHLGKRDEVVIKVEKGSRSEGAWWFAEEVAQGQALLTLHSPADAIVGHYCLDVSVTSPSGHVLEKNDKINFHLLYNPWCRDDAVYLPDEKLLQEYITNEHGIIYVGSSDYIGSRHWHFGQFEENVMDICFEILDNSNDALRNSEKDMKQRWDPVYVSRIISAMVNSNGDRGVLVGRWQEPYTDGVSPSKWTSSVPILQKWSDGRARPVKYGQCWVYAAVGCTVLRCLGIPTRHITNFASAHDTDGNLSVDFLFNEKMESLDTRGRSDSSWNFHCWVESWMTRADLPQGNDGWQVLDPTPQELSDGEFCCGPCPVAAIKEGNLGVKYDAPFIFAEVNADVIHWIVRRDGQRQKIRVFQDRVGRNISTKSVFSDNREDVTLHYKYPEGSKKEREVYEKAGRPAREPSTDRTKPGKLQMTIKHAEPVFGSDFDVVVQLKNEGGAEVHARLTVLAMGVTYNCRGRGEFERQTKNVSVPAHKVHKEVLRVRYDDYAKCVSENNAVKVTALLEVQGDTGPDMVTARIPLGLPEVLVEVPGKAVIHQTLTGSISFTNPLPVPLKRGVFTVEGAGLVSPTEVKMNGDIGPGQKVCVKLNFSPVRSGVRKLLVDFDSDRLKDVKGAATVVVIKPSVRAF; translated from the exons ATGGCAAACTACAGGG GTTGCATTATGGATGTGGACCCGAAATGTCGTGAGAACAACTTGGCTCACCATAGCGGGGAGATCGATTGGAAGCGCTTGATTGTGCGTCGGGGTCAGCCCTTCGCCATCTCGGTGCGGTGCTCCGAGTCTGCCCTGCGCCAAAACCAGCTGGCTTTGGTTTTGCACCTTG GTAAGCGAGACGAGGTGGTGATCAAGGTTGAGAAGGGCAGCCGCAGCGAGGGCGCTTGGTGGTTTGCAGAGGAGGTAGCCCAGGGTCAAGCGCTGTTGACTCTCCACAGCCCGGCGGACGCCATCGTCGGCCATTACTGTCTGGACGTGTCGGTGACGTCACCCAGTGGACACGTGCTGGAGAAGAACGATAAGATTAACTTCCACCTGCTTTACAACCCATGGtgcagag ATGATGCTGTGTACCTCCCCGATGAGAAGCTCCTCCAGGAGTATATCACGAATGAGCACGGCATCATATACGTGGGCAGCTCGGACTACATCGGCAGCCGCCATTGGCATTTCGGACAG TTTGAGGAAAATGTCATGGACATCTGTTTTGAAATCCTGGACAACTCCAACGATGCCTTGAGAAACTCAGAGAAGGacatgaagcaaagatgggaccCCGTCTACGTCAGCAGGATCATCTCTGCCATG GTGAACTCCAACGGTGACCGGGGCGTCTTGGTCGGCCGTTGGCAGGAGCCGTACACTGACGGAGTCTCGCCTTCCAAATGGACCAGCAGCGTTCCGATCCTCCAAAAGTGGAGCGACGGCAGAGCCCGGCCGGTCAAATACGGCCAGTGTTGGGTCTATGCTGCCGTTGGGTGCACAG TACTGCGTTGCCTGGGCATCCCAACACGTCACATTACCAACTTTGCTTCAGCCCATGACACCGATGGAAACCTTTCtgttgacttcctgtttaatGAAAAAATGGAGAGCCTCGATACAAGAGGAAGGTCCGACAGCAGCTG GAATTTCCACTGTTGGGTCGAGTCCTGGATGACGAGAGCGGATCTTCCGCAGGGAAATGATGGCTGGCAGGTTTTGGACCCAACTCCTCAAGAATTGAGTGATG GGGAGTTCTGCTGTGGTCCATGTCCTGTCGCGGCCATCAAGgagggaaatctgggcgtcAAGTACGATGCTCCGTTTATATTTGCTGAGGTGAACGCTGACGTCATCCACTGGATTGTGCGAAGAGACGGCCAGCGTCAGAAG ATCAGAGTGTTCCAGGACAGAGTCGGCAGAAACATCAGCACCAAAAGTGTTTTCAGCGACAACAGAGAAGATGTGACTCTACACTACAAGTATCCAGAAG gctCCAAAAAAGAGCGAGAAGTGTACGAAAAGGCGGGACGACCGGCCAGAGAGCCGTCCACTGACAGGACAAAACCAGGCAAACTGCAGATGACCATCAAACACGCAGAACCTGTGTTCGGATCAGACTTTGACGTAGTTGTTCAG TTGAAGAACGAAGGAGGAGCAGAAGTTCACGCTCGTCTGACCGTGCTGGCCATGGGGGTGACGTACAACTGCCGAGGCCGAGGGGAGTTTGAGAGACAAACCAAGAACGTCAGCGTGCCGGCCCACAAAG TTCACAAGGAGGTGCTGCGTGTGCGCTACGACGACTACGCCAAGTGTGTTTCTGAAAACAACGCGGTGAAGGTGACGGCGCTCCTGGAGGTTCAGGGAGACACCGGACCCGACATGGTCACGGCGAGAATCCCACTCGGTTTGCCTGAAGTCCTTGTCGAG GTTCCTGGTAAGGCTGTTATACACCAAACGTTAACAGGCTCCATCTCCTTTACCAACCCCCTGCCGGTGCCATTGAAGAGGGGCGTTTTCACCGTGGAGGGGGCCGGCCTGGTGTCCCCGACCGAGGTCAAGATGAA CGGTGACATCGGCCCAGGCCAGAAAGTGTGCGTCAAGCTCAACTTCTCACCCGTGCGGAGCGGCGTGAGGAAACTCCTGGTCGATTTCGACTCGGACCGCCTCAAGGACGTCAAGGGGGCCGCGACGGTGGTTGTTATCAAGCCTTCGGTGCGCGCCTTCTGA
- the pllp gene encoding plasmolipin isoform X2, with protein sequence MADFPSKVTTETGSRNNQRRTNRLRGLAAHVTASVDVSFIRSMASVLMMAQIVWGLLHWALIASGPYMRAPANGWVLFVAVTFWLLTGILFSMKLFGAQRRPAAVPWPLTLTVYHGVATFLYLSAFLANAASVQAFSSSYFFGHMAAAAFFAAVVTAAYGVNAFFSYLDWKGDGGNAATATVPT encoded by the exons ATGGCAGACTTCCCATCCAAGGTTACCACGGAGACTGGTTCCCGGAACAATCAGCGGAGGACCAACCGCCTCAGAGGGCTGGCAGCTCATGTCACCGCGAGCGTGGACGTGTCTTTTATCAGGAGCATGGCCTCGGTCCTCATGATGGCTCAAATA GTTTGGGGGCTGCTCCACTGGGCGCTGATCGCCAGCGGGCCTTACATGCGGGCGCCGGCCAACGGCTGGGTGCTGTTTGTGGCCGTCACGTTCTGGCTTCTCACCGGCATCCTCTTCTCCATGAAGCTCTTCGGCGCCCAGAGGAGACCCGCCGCTGTGCCCTGGCCGCTCACG CTGACGGTGTACCACGGAGTAGCCACGTTCCTCTATCTGAGCGCTTTCCTGGCCAATGCCGCGTCTGTGCAGGCCTTCTCCTCCAGCTACTTCTTCGGACATATGGCCGCCGCCGC GTTTTTTGCCGCAGTGGTGACGGCGGCTTACGGCGTCAATGCTTTCTTCTCCTATTTGGACTGGAAGGGAGACGGAGGGAACGCTGCCACCGCCACGGTGCCCACCTAG
- the pllp gene encoding plasmolipin isoform X1 has protein sequence MADFPSKVTTETGSRNNQRRTNRLRGLAAHVTASVDVSFIRSMASVLMMAQIVWGLLHWALIASGPYMRAPANGWVLFVAVTFWLLTGILFSMKLFGAQRRPAAVPWPLTLTVYHGVATFLYLSAFLANAASVQAFSSSYFFGHMAAAAGNKSGSRGT, from the exons ATGGCAGACTTCCCATCCAAGGTTACCACGGAGACTGGTTCCCGGAACAATCAGCGGAGGACCAACCGCCTCAGAGGGCTGGCAGCTCATGTCACCGCGAGCGTGGACGTGTCTTTTATCAGGAGCATGGCCTCGGTCCTCATGATGGCTCAAATA GTTTGGGGGCTGCTCCACTGGGCGCTGATCGCCAGCGGGCCTTACATGCGGGCGCCGGCCAACGGCTGGGTGCTGTTTGTGGCCGTCACGTTCTGGCTTCTCACCGGCATCCTCTTCTCCATGAAGCTCTTCGGCGCCCAGAGGAGACCCGCCGCTGTGCCCTGGCCGCTCACG CTGACGGTGTACCACGGAGTAGCCACGTTCCTCTATCTGAGCGCTTTCCTGGCCAATGCCGCGTCTGTGCAGGCCTTCTCCTCCAGCTACTTCTTCGGACATATGGCCGCCGCCGCT